One genomic region from Clarias gariepinus isolate MV-2021 ecotype Netherlands chromosome 22, CGAR_prim_01v2, whole genome shotgun sequence encodes:
- the LOC128510058 gene encoding transmembrane protein 106C-like, translated as MGSSCSQPCGSVGGVRKMRSADGLVERVDDDSLDGRDRQEDIARFPYVEFTGRDSITCPTCQGSGRIPSDQVNELVALIPYSDQRLQPQRTKQYVGLSVIVCLFVCSLVTFFMFPRPVLVEDGGIQSVIIHFDHDTSRVLINMTSALKFNNGNFFTVMVDSVSSQVLYMKTVIGTQQLDNVISIQPLSQRRMNFTVSVEISGSLSYVYAFCTMASIKVHNIVVFTQTSVKTSYLVRSAQNTLEAYRYIDCGANSTLHHPPDLHGSALPPSGWSSLM; from the exons ATGGGCTCATCGTGCTCTCAACCCTGCGGTTCGGTGGGCGGAGTCAGGAAGATGCGCAGTGCGGACGGTCTGGTGGAGCGAGTGGATGACGACTCTCTGGATGGACGGGACAGACAGGAGGACATCGCCAGGTTCCCGTACGTGGAGTTCACGGGCAGAGACAGTATCACCTGTCCCACCTGCCAGGGCTCCGGACGCATCCCGTCAG ATCAAGTGAATGAGTTGGTGGCATTGATTCCCTACAGTGACCAGAGACTACAGCCTCAAAGAac AAAGCAGTATGTGGGACTGTCTGTGATTGTGTGTTTGTTCGTCTGCTCCCTCGTCACCTTCTTCATGTTCCCTCGGCCGGTGCTGGTGGAGGACGGAGGGATTCAGTCTGTCATCATCCACTTCGACCACGACACCAGCCGTGTGCTCATTAACATGACT aGTGCTCTGAAGTTTAACAACGGAAACTTCTTCACCGTGATGGTGGACAGCGTGAGCAGTCAGGTTCTCTACATGAAGACCGTCATCGGCACGCAGCAGCTCGACAACGTCATCAGTATCCAACCATTAAGTCAGAGACGg atGAACTTTACAGTGAGTGTGGAGATTAGCGGTTCGCTGTCCTACGTGTA TGCTTTCTGCACCATGGCGAGTATTAAGGTTCACAACATCGTTGTGTTCACACA AACCTCTGTAAAAACGTCGTACCTGGTTCGTAGTGCACAGAACACACTGGAGGCTTATCGCTACATTGACTGCGGTGCTAACTCCACCCTGCACCACCCACCTGACCTTCACGGCTCTGCGCTGCCCCCTTCAGGCTGGAGCTCTTTGATGTGA
- the LOC128510060 gene encoding PTB domain-containing engulfment adapter protein 1-like isoform X1, whose protein sequence is MSDSENDSEISFSVKFLGRVEVVRPVGMEILMEATESVQVLHQTGKKKKSKVHLFLSRSSIDILEHKTKFMLYSCTLSSVSFCAVHQSQPKVFGFMAKHPALDSHHCYIFQSSKFSHLLVSVIADAFRVSRRSESVRGSRDLVVEALRHKNKVLQRENAELRRKLKDSGMDSTEETDQSDTEQPTSRVRFNSGSDTTALLRNF, encoded by the exons atGAGCGACAGTGAAAACGACAGTGAAATTTCTTTCTCTGTTAAA TTCCTCGGCCGTGTCGAGGTGGTGCGTCCAGTGGGGATGGAGATTCTGATGGAGGCTACAGAGTCTGTGCAGGTCCTCCACCAG acagggaagaagaaaaagagtaaaGTTCATCTGTTTTTGTCCAGAAGTTCTATTGACATTCTGgaacataaaacaaaa TTCATGCTGTACTCCTGCACGCTCTCGTCCGTGTCTTTCTGCGCTGTTCATCAGTCTCAACCCAAAGTCTTCGGCTTCATGGCGAAACACCCAGCGCTGGACTCGCACCACTGCTACATCTTTCAGAGCTCCAAATTT TCTCATCTCCTGGTGTCTGTGATCGCAGACGCGTTCCGGGTCAGCAGACGCTCGGAGAGCGTGAGGGGAAGTCGTGACCTGGTGGTGGAGGCTCTTAGACACAAG AATAAAGTCCTGCAAAGGGAGAATGCAGAACTGAGGAGGAAACTGAAGGACAGTGGA ATGGACAGCACTGAGGAAACTGACCAGTCTGATACAGAGCAACCCACATCACGtg taaGATTCAACTCAGGCAGCGACACAACGGCTTTGCTGCGTAACTTctaa
- the LOC128510060 gene encoding PTB domain-containing engulfment adapter protein 1-like isoform X2, whose product MSDSENDSEISFSVKFLGRVEVVRPVGMEILMEATESVQTGKKKKSKVHLFLSRSSIDILEHKTKFMLYSCTLSSVSFCAVHQSQPKVFGFMAKHPALDSHHCYIFQSSKFSHLLVSVIADAFRVSRRSESVRGSRDLVVEALRHKNKVLQRENAELRRKLKDSGMDSTEETDQSDTEQPTSRVRFNSGSDTTALLRNF is encoded by the exons atGAGCGACAGTGAAAACGACAGTGAAATTTCTTTCTCTGTTAAA TTCCTCGGCCGTGTCGAGGTGGTGCGTCCAGTGGGGATGGAGATTCTGATGGAGGCTACAGAGTCTGTGCAG acagggaagaagaaaaagagtaaaGTTCATCTGTTTTTGTCCAGAAGTTCTATTGACATTCTGgaacataaaacaaaa TTCATGCTGTACTCCTGCACGCTCTCGTCCGTGTCTTTCTGCGCTGTTCATCAGTCTCAACCCAAAGTCTTCGGCTTCATGGCGAAACACCCAGCGCTGGACTCGCACCACTGCTACATCTTTCAGAGCTCCAAATTT TCTCATCTCCTGGTGTCTGTGATCGCAGACGCGTTCCGGGTCAGCAGACGCTCGGAGAGCGTGAGGGGAAGTCGTGACCTGGTGGTGGAGGCTCTTAGACACAAG AATAAAGTCCTGCAAAGGGAGAATGCAGAACTGAGGAGGAAACTGAAGGACAGTGGA ATGGACAGCACTGAGGAAACTGACCAGTCTGATACAGAGCAACCCACATCACGtg taaGATTCAACTCAGGCAGCGACACAACGGCTTTGCTGCGTAACTTctaa